The Streptomyces collinus DNA segment ACCGCCGCCGCCGAGGGTCTTGGCGGCCGTGCGGACCAGGTCGCCGGCCTTCAGACCACGCTCGCGGGCGGCCTCGTTGGTGGCGATGACCGTCAGCGGCTTGCCGTTCGCCACCGTGAACAGGGCGACCACGGCGGCACGCCCGCCCTGGATGCGTCCGCGCACGTCGAGGACGAGCTTGCGCAGGTCGTCGGCGGTCGTGCCGTCCGGGACCTGACCGGTCACGACAGCAACGCCACGGATGTCCTTGGCCGACTCGGCGAGGCCGGCGGCGGCCTGGAGGACCTTCTCGGCGCGGAACTTCTCGATCTCCTTCTCGGCGTCCTTCAGCTTGCCGAGCATGGCGGAGACCTTCTCCGGGAGTTCCTCCGGGCGACCCTTGATCAGCTCCTGGAGCTGGGCGACGACCGTGTGCTCCCGGGCGAGGAAGTTGTAGGCGTCCACGCCGACCAGGGCCTCGATGCGGCGCACACCCGAGCCGATGGAGGACTCACCGAGCAGCTTCACCAGGCCGAGCTGGGCGGTGTTGTGCACGTGGGTGCCGCCGCACAGCTCCTTGGAGAAGTCGCCGATGGTGACCACGCGGACGCGCTCGCCGTACTTCTCGCCGAACTCGGCGATGGCGCCCTGCTTCTTGGCCTCGTCGATGCCCATGACGTCGGCACGGACGTCCAGGTCGCGGGCGAGCACCTCGTTGATCTTCTGCTCGACATCGGTCATCACGGCCGTCGGGACGGCGGACGGGGAGCCGAAGTCGAAGCGGAAGCGGCCGGGCTGGTTCTCGGAACCGGCCTGGGCGGCCGTCGGGCCGAGGGCGTCGCGCAGGGCCTGGTGGGTCAGGTGCGTGGCCGAGTGGGCGCGGGCGATGGCCTTGCGGCGGCGGTCGTCGATGGAGGCGTGGGCCTTGGCGCCGACGGTGACCTCGCCGACCTGGACGACGCCCTTGTGGACGTACACACCCGGGACCGGCTTCTGGCAGTCACGGATCTCGATGACGGCACCGGAGTCGACCTTGATCTTGCCGGTGTCGCCGATCTGGCCACCGCCCTCGGCGTAGAAGGGGGTGCGGTCGAGGACGATCTCGACCTCGTCGCCCTCGGTGGCGGCCGGGGAGGAGGCGCCGTCGACGAGGATGCCGACGATCGTGGACTCGCTCTCGGTGTCGGTGTAGCCGATGAAGTCGGTGGCACCGGCCTGGTCGGCGATCTCACGGTAGGCACCGGCGCCGGCGTGGCCGGTCTTCTTGGCCTGGGCGTCGGCCTTGGCGCGCTCCCGCTGCTCCTTCATCAGGCGGCGGAAGCCGTCCTCGTCCACGGAGAGGCCCTGCTCGGCGGCCATCTCCAGGGTGAGGTCGATCGGAAAGCCCCAGGTGTCGTGGAGCAGGAAGGCCTTGTCGCCGGCCAGGACGGTGCCGCCGGCGGCCTTGGTGTCGGTGACGGCCGTGTCGAGGATGTTGGTGCCGGCCTTCAGCGTCTTGAGGAAGGCGTTCTCCTCGGCGAGGGCGACCTTCTCGATGCGCTCGCGGTCGGTGATGAGCTCGGGGTACTGCTGGCCCATCATCTCGATCACGGTGTCGACCAGGTCCTTCACGACCGGACCGGTGGCGCCGAGCAGGCGCATGTTGCGGATGGCGCGGCGCATGATGCGGCGCAGCACATAGCCGCGGCCCTCGTTGCCGGGCGTGACGCCGTCTCCGATGAGCATCACGGAGGTACGCATGTGGTCGGTGACCACGCGCAGGGAGACGTCCGAGTCGTGGGCGTCGCCGTAGCGGACGCCGGTCAGCTCGGTGGCCTTGTTGATGACGGCCATCGAGGTGTCGATCTCGTACATGTTCTGCACGCCCTGCAGAATCATGGCGAGGCGCTCGAGGCCGAGGCCGGTGTCGATGTTCTTGCTGGGCAGTTCGCCGAGGATCTCGAAGTTGTCCTTGCCGATGCCCTCGCCCCGCTCGTACTGCATGAAGACGAGGTTCCAGATCTCCACGTACCGCTCGTCGTTGACGGCGGGGCCGCCCTCGACGCCGAACTCGGGGCCGCGGTCGTAGTTGATCTCGGAACACGGGCCGCAGGGGCCGGGGACGCCCATGGACCAGTAGTTGTCCTTCATGCCGAGGCGCTGGATGCGCTCCTTCGGCACGCCGACGACCTCGTGCCAGATGCGCTCGGCCTCGTCGTCGTCCTTGTAGACCGTGATCCACAGACGCTCGGGGTCGAGGCCGTAACCGCCCTTGTCCTGGGCGCTGGTGAGCAGCTCCCAGGCGAGCTTGATGGCGCCTTCCTTGAAGTAGTCGCCGAAGGAGAAGTTGCCGCACATCTGGAAGAACGTGCCGTGCCGGGTGGTCTTGCCGACCTCTTCGATGTCCGGCGTGCGCACGCACTTCTGCACGCTGGTGGCGCGGTCGAAGGGCGGCTTGACCTCACCCAGGAAGTAGGGCTTGAAGGGCACCATGCCGGCCGGGACGAGGAGCAGAGTCGGGTCGTCCGCGATGAGCGACGCCGAAGGGACGACGGTGTGACCGCGCTCCTCGAAGAAGCTCAACCAGCGGCGGCGAATCTCAGCCGACTCCATCAGTGGTCCTCATTCCGGTTGTACGGGTACGTCTGGTACGCCGAACCCTCGACGTACTTCGGGTTGTTGCGGTTCTCGATGGCGATGTGACGCCGGGGTGCGGGGAGTTCGGGATTCTCGTTGATCCCGAGTGCGTCGCCCAGTTCGGCCTCCCGGACGGCCATGTTGTCGCGGACGTCGAGTGCGAAGCCCACGGCACGGTCCTTGATGCGGTGACCGGCCTCGATCGCCTTGTTCCCGGCGGTTCTGGCGAGGCTCTCGGGGGTCAGCTGCTTCAGCTTGCGATTGACCTTGGTGGTGGCCCACACACCGGCGGCGACGCCCGTGGTGAACCAGAAGGTGCGGCGGAACATCGCTGGCTCTCAGTCCCTCTTCCCTCGGGCGCTGCGCCGGGTGACCGTGCGGCCCACGATCACGGTACGCCTGGACGCCTTGGCGGGCACGTCCTCCTTGCGGCCGCCCAGGGCCCGGCGCACGCCGTAGCCGAAGGCCGCGACCTTGACCAGGGGGCCGCCGAAGGTGGAGGCGACGGTCGTCGACAGCGCCGAGGCGTTCGACGTGACCTCCTGGACGTCGGAGGCGATCGAGTCGACCCGGTCGATCTGGGTCTGCGCGGAGCGCACCGCCGTGGAGGCGTCCGCCAGCAACGGGACGGCCTGGTCGGTCACGTCCGCCACGAGCTTGGTGGTCGCCTTGAGCGTCTGGGCCACCCTCGCCAGCGCGACGGCGAGGAAGGAGACCAGGATCGCCCAGAAGACGGCCACCAGGATCCCGGCAACCTCTCCACCGGACACTGTGTGCACCCGCTCCCTGAAACGTGCCTGAACATCAAAAAGTCGTGCGCCGAGCCTATCGCGCCGGAGGTTGCGCTCCGTACCGGTTTCCCGCGCGGGAGCAGGGGAATCGCGAGAGCCCGCCGTCTCGCCCACCCGGACGGGTGGGGAGACGGCGGGCTGGGGTACCGCGTGCCTGCCGAGGATCAGCGGGCGTAGTACTCGACGACGAGCTGCTCGTCGCAGATCACCGGGATCTCCTTGCGGTTCGGCTCACGGTCCAGGCGGAACGCCAGGGCCTTGAGGTTCACCTGGAGGTAGCGCGGGGTCTCACCGTCGGGGGCAAAGCCACCCTCACGAGCGATCGTGAAGAGGGTCTTCTCCTTGGAACGCTCGCGAACCTGCACGACGTCGTCCGGACGGACACGGAAGGAGGGCTTGTCGACCTTCTTGCCGTTGACCGCGATGTGGCCGTGGACGACCATCTGGCGGGCCTGGTAGATCGTGCGGGCGATGCCCGAACGCAGAACCAGGGCGTCGAGACGGCGCTCCAGCTCGATGATCAGGGCCTCACCGGTCTTGCCCTGGACCTTGGAGGCACGCTCGTAGGCGCGGACGAGCTGACGCTCGGACACGTCGTACTGCGCGCGCAGACGCTGCTTCTCGAGCAGACGGACCTTGTAGTCCGAGTTCTGCTTGCGGCCGCGGCCGTGCTCACCCGGCGGGTAGGGGCGGGCCTCGAAGTACTTGACGGCCTTCGGGGTCAGCGCGATGCCGAGGGCACGCGACTTCTTGACCTTGGGGCGGGACTGGTTCGCCACTGTCTTCTTCTCTTTCCTGGTTTCCGGCTCGTCAGGGTTGAGGGAGGTCGCATCCGCAGCCGGGGAAACCCTCCTCGGTCCTGGTGGACCGCGGTGGGCAGCCGCTCCCCTGGTCTGGGCACATACGTGCAGCACGCGAGTGGCCCACCGACCCGTTCCGTCGTGCGACGGTGGTGGTGGGCTGCCCGCGACACCGTTCGACGGTGCGCGACGCTCCTGGAGCCGATCCCGGAGGGCTGTGCCCCCCGGACTGGCTCCGGCCGACTGTCCCGTTCTGACTGCACGGGACGCGGCACTCCGGACGAGTTTACAGGGTGCTCAGGACCGCTTTCGACCGAGGTTCTTCCGGGTCCACTCCACCGCGTCCGCGTAGCGGGCCTCCGCGCCGTGCCGGGTCGGCTCGTAGTACTCGCGGTCCTTCAGTTCGTCGGGGGCGTACTGCTGGGCCGCGATGCCTTCGGGCAGGTCGTGCGGGTAGGTGTAGCCCTGTCCGTGGCCGAGCTTGGTCGCGCCCTTGTAGTGGCTGTCGCGCAGGTGCGCGGGAACGGGACCGGCCAGACCCTTGCGTACGTCGGCCAGGGCGGCGCCGATCGCCGTGGTCGCGGCGTTGGACTTGGGGGCCAGGGCGAGGGCGATCGTGGCGTGGCTGAGGGTGAGGGCGGCTTCGGGGAAGCCGATCATGGCGACGGCCTGGGCGGCGGCGACGGCCGTCTGCAGAGCGGTCGGGTCGGCCAGGCCGATGTCCTCGCTGGCGGAGATCATCAGGCGCCGGGCGATGAAGCGGGGGTCCTCGCCGGCCTCGATCATCCGGGCCAGGTAGTGCAGGGCCGCGTCGACGTCGGAGCCGCGGATGGACTTGATCAGGGCGCTGGCCACGTCGTAGTGCTGGTCGCCGTCCCGGTCGTACTTCACGGCGGCCCGGTCGACCGTCTCCTCCAGGGTGGTCAGGCCGATCTCCGCCTCACCCTTGTCGAGGGCGGCTCCGGCGGCCGCCTCCAGGGCGGTCAGGGCACGCCGGGCGTCGCCGCCGGCGATGCGCAGGAGGTGGCTCTCGGTCTCCTCGGGGAGGGTGACGGCCTCCTTGAGGCCGCGCTCGTCGGTGAGGGCGCGGCGCACGAGGCTCCTGATGTCCTCGTCCGTGAGCGGTTCGAGGGTGAGCAGCAGGGAGCGGGACAGCAGGGGGGAGATCACCGAGAAGTAGGGGTTCTCGGTCGTCGCCGCGATGAGCGTCACCCAGCGGTTCTCCACGGCCGGGAGCAGGGAGTCCTGCTGGGCCTTGCTGAAGCGGTGGATCTCGTCGAGGAAGAGGACGGTCTCCTTGCCGTAGCCGCCGGAGGCGC contains these protein-coding regions:
- a CDS encoding DUF948 domain-containing protein; protein product: MHTVSGGEVAGILVAVFWAILVSFLAVALARVAQTLKATTKLVADVTDQAVPLLADASTAVRSAQTQIDRVDSIASDVQEVTSNASALSTTVASTFGGPLVKVAAFGYGVRRALGGRKEDVPAKASRRTVIVGRTVTRRSARGKRD
- a CDS encoding replication-associated recombination protein A gives rise to the protein MEPDLFTAAAEERQEKEPSSSPLAVRMRPRTLDEVVGQQHLLKPGSPLRRLVGEASGPAGPSSVLLWGPPGTGKTTLAYVVSKATDARFVELSAITAGVKEVRAVIDGARRASGGYGKETVLFLDEIHRFSKAQQDSLLPAVENRWVTLIAATTENPYFSVISPLLSRSLLLTLEPLTDEDIRSLVRRALTDERGLKEAVTLPEETESHLLRIAGGDARRALTALEAAAGAALDKGEAEIGLTTLEETVDRAAVKYDRDGDQHYDVASALIKSIRGSDVDAALHYLARMIEAGEDPRFIARRLMISASEDIGLADPTALQTAVAAAQAVAMIGFPEAALTLSHATIALALAPKSNAATTAIGAALADVRKGLAGPVPAHLRDSHYKGATKLGHGQGYTYPHDLPEGIAAQQYAPDELKDREYYEPTRHGAEARYADAVEWTRKNLGRKRS
- the rpsD gene encoding 30S ribosomal protein S4, which produces MANQSRPKVKKSRALGIALTPKAVKYFEARPYPPGEHGRGRKQNSDYKVRLLEKQRLRAQYDVSERQLVRAYERASKVQGKTGEALIIELERRLDALVLRSGIARTIYQARQMVVHGHIAVNGKKVDKPSFRVRPDDVVQVRERSKEKTLFTIAREGGFAPDGETPRYLQVNLKALAFRLDREPNRKEIPVICDEQLVVEYYAR
- the alaS gene encoding alanine--tRNA ligase, producing MESAEIRRRWLSFFEERGHTVVPSASLIADDPTLLLVPAGMVPFKPYFLGEVKPPFDRATSVQKCVRTPDIEEVGKTTRHGTFFQMCGNFSFGDYFKEGAIKLAWELLTSAQDKGGYGLDPERLWITVYKDDDEAERIWHEVVGVPKERIQRLGMKDNYWSMGVPGPCGPCSEINYDRGPEFGVEGGPAVNDERYVEIWNLVFMQYERGEGIGKDNFEILGELPSKNIDTGLGLERLAMILQGVQNMYEIDTSMAVINKATELTGVRYGDAHDSDVSLRVVTDHMRTSVMLIGDGVTPGNEGRGYVLRRIMRRAIRNMRLLGATGPVVKDLVDTVIEMMGQQYPELITDRERIEKVALAEENAFLKTLKAGTNILDTAVTDTKAAGGTVLAGDKAFLLHDTWGFPIDLTLEMAAEQGLSVDEDGFRRLMKEQRERAKADAQAKKTGHAGAGAYREIADQAGATDFIGYTDTESESTIVGILVDGASSPAATEGDEVEIVLDRTPFYAEGGGQIGDTGKIKVDSGAVIEIRDCQKPVPGVYVHKGVVQVGEVTVGAKAHASIDDRRRKAIARAHSATHLTHQALRDALGPTAAQAGSENQPGRFRFDFGSPSAVPTAVMTDVEQKINEVLARDLDVRADVMGIDEAKKQGAIAEFGEKYGERVRVVTIGDFSKELCGGTHVHNTAQLGLVKLLGESSIGSGVRRIEALVGVDAYNFLAREHTVVAQLQELIKGRPEELPEKVSAMLGKLKDAEKEIEKFRAEKVLQAAAGLAESAKDIRGVAVVTGQVPDGTTADDLRKLVLDVRGRIQGGRAAVVALFTVANGKPLTVIATNEAARERGLKAGDLVRTAAKTLGGGGGGKPDVAQGGGQNPAAIGDAVDAVERLVTETAK